One region of Chryseobacterium sp. C-71 genomic DNA includes:
- a CDS encoding RNA methyltransferase — protein MIIESFQNEKIKTITKLLTDNRFRKKSGVFVVEGQQENARAQKYLFEAEEFFICENIFKGELPKEKIYYVSEKVYEKIAYRGSSEGIIGIYKAKEAALNTFKPKENSTVIIVEGVEKPGNLGAILRSCEAFGIDALIIADAKTDFYNPNVIRSSVGCLFGMDVFQAENQETLEFLKENNFNIYTTIMDETSEDLYKRDFTKRSAVLFGTEHSGLSDFWFGKGKNTLIPMSGSIDSLNLSNAVAITCYETLKQKKN, from the coding sequence ATGATTATCGAAAGTTTTCAGAACGAAAAAATAAAAACCATTACCAAACTTTTAACAGATAACCGTTTCCGAAAAAAATCGGGTGTTTTTGTCGTGGAAGGACAGCAGGAAAACGCAAGAGCTCAGAAATATCTTTTTGAAGCTGAAGAATTCTTTATTTGTGAAAATATTTTTAAAGGAGAACTTCCGAAAGAGAAAATCTATTACGTATCTGAAAAAGTCTATGAAAAAATAGCCTATAGAGGAAGTTCTGAAGGAATTATCGGGATTTATAAAGCAAAAGAAGCTGCATTGAATACTTTTAAACCTAAAGAAAACTCAACCGTAATCATTGTTGAAGGTGTTGAAAAGCCCGGAAATCTGGGAGCCATTCTGAGAAGCTGCGAAGCTTTCGGAATTGATGCTTTGATTATTGCTGATGCAAAAACAGATTTCTATAACCCCAATGTAATTCGTTCCAGCGTGGGATGTTTGTTTGGAATGGACGTTTTTCAAGCTGAAAATCAGGAAACCTTAGAATTTCTTAAGGAAAATAATTTCAACATCTACACAACCATTATGGATGAGACTTCTGAGGATTTATATAAACGTGATTTTACGAAAAGATCTGCTGTTCTATTTGGAACTGAGCATTCAGGACTAAGTGATTTCTGGTTCGGAAAAGGAAAGAATACATTAATTCCTATGTCAGGAAGTATTGATTCTCTAAATCTTAGTAATGCTGTAGCAATTACCTGCTACGAAACTTTGAAACAAAAGAAGAACTAG
- a CDS encoding IS3 family transposase, with protein MKRSTVRMSKAQQVVALVEEKRILQPKIGGKKLYFMLKEPLGALNIGRDKFFGILRANHLLIVPKRSYHVTTNSHHRFRKHRNMILDYQITKPNEVWVADITYIGNRKNPSYLSLITDAYSKKIVGHHVANNLNTESSLIALKKALKNKKVNLESLIHHSDRGLQYCSNEYQRLLGKHNINCSMTQNSDPYENAVAERINGILKQEFDIDKYDMETKLRRRVVNESIQIYNEVRPHFSNHYLTPNQMHEQSVLKMKTYKTKNQSKNVFALV; from the coding sequence TTGAAACGCAGCACAGTGCGAATGAGCAAAGCTCAACAAGTGGTCGCATTGGTGGAAGAAAAACGTATACTACAACCAAAGATTGGCGGTAAAAAGCTGTATTTTATGTTGAAAGAACCTTTAGGAGCTCTGAATATTGGCAGAGATAAGTTCTTTGGTATTTTACGGGCCAATCATTTACTGATTGTTCCAAAAAGAAGTTATCACGTCACGACCAACTCCCACCACCGCTTTAGAAAGCACAGAAATATGATATTGGACTATCAAATCACTAAACCCAATGAAGTTTGGGTGGCAGATATTACTTACATCGGAAACAGAAAGAATCCGAGTTATTTAAGTTTAATAACAGATGCATATTCCAAGAAAATTGTTGGGCATCACGTTGCGAATAATTTAAATACAGAAAGCAGTTTAATTGCATTGAAGAAAGCTTTAAAAAATAAAAAAGTGAATTTAGAATCGTTAATCCATCATTCTGACCGTGGTCTGCAGTATTGCTCTAATGAATACCAAAGATTATTGGGAAAGCACAACATCAATTGTAGTATGACGCAAAACTCAGACCCCTACGAAAATGCAGTGGCAGAAAGGATTAATGGAATTTTGAAACAAGAATTTGATATTGATAAATACGATATGGAAACAAAATTAAGAAGAAGGGTTGTAAATGAGTCAATTCAAATATACAATGAAGTAAGACCTCATTTTTCAAATCATTATTTAACCCCAAACCAAATGCACGAACAGTCCGTATTGAAAATGAAAACCTATAAAACAAAAAACCAAAGCAAAAACGTTTTTGCTTTGGTTTAA